Proteins co-encoded in one Juglans regia cultivar Chandler chromosome 16, Walnut 2.0, whole genome shotgun sequence genomic window:
- the LOC109004581 gene encoding succinate dehydrogenase assembly factor 4, mitochondrial, with amino-acid sequence MASKLGRLFSSISTLSAPKLSLSNSKSYPLAWSVSDSASRLICSATQQPQPLNENTNKQQADETTKNDIQKESEDDHQEEEEDEDDDDFVNKATGEVGGPRGPEPTRFGDWERNGRCSDF; translated from the coding sequence ATGGCGAGCAAGCTGGGCCGTCTGTTCTCATCCATATCTACTCTCTCCGCTCCCAAACTGAGCCTATCCAACAGTAAATCCTACCCGTTGGCTTGGTCCGTGTCCGATTCGGCGAGTAGACTCATCTGCTCAGCTACTCAGCAGCCGCAACCACTCAACGAAAACACCAATAAGCAACAAGCAGATGAGACCACCAAAAATGATATCCAGAAGGAAAGCGAAGACGATCatcaagaagaggaagaagacgaagacgatGACGATTTTGTGAACAAAGCTACCGGTGAAGTCGGTGGGCCTCGCGGGCCCGAGCCCACCCGATTCGGCGATTGGGAGCGAAATGGTCGGTGCTCTGATTTCtaa